One genomic window of Parafrankia irregularis includes the following:
- a CDS encoding helix-turn-helix domain-containing protein: MSRPSPQTERLLDLFDLLASRPTDGFTLAEIARAAGVSKATVHPMIVALARRGWLLRHPELRTYRLGPALIAAGRAAAQGGTAIDAARPFARDLAAATGIPCVALVAGGIPGEDDDLLVGEIGLPYAPAGDTAPGGVRHGAYWLRLGDRIQPRPPLGAVCVAWADDAAAEAWLARLGPDRPADALARLAPGLAGIRSRGWAVEIEDHLYERLSSLVADLDGEERAGAAARTGAAAASPAATTSATATAPATTHTPSHTAALRRLMADVGRAFNLADTLPATVDPDAQYRPTSINAPVFDAGGSVAVVLCLIIGRSGREGRDGRDGRGNGTTGRLSGARVIELGEQVRAAADAVTAATHGRRRDG; encoded by the coding sequence CGGCCGGCGTCAGCAAGGCCACCGTCCACCCCATGATCGTCGCTTTGGCTCGGCGCGGCTGGCTGTTGCGGCACCCGGAGCTGCGCACCTACCGCCTCGGCCCGGCGCTGATCGCCGCCGGGCGGGCCGCCGCGCAGGGCGGCACCGCGATCGACGCCGCCCGCCCCTTCGCCCGCGACCTCGCCGCCGCGACCGGCATACCCTGCGTCGCCCTGGTGGCCGGCGGCATCCCCGGCGAGGACGACGACCTGCTCGTCGGCGAGATCGGCCTGCCCTATGCCCCCGCCGGTGACACCGCGCCCGGCGGAGTCCGGCACGGCGCCTACTGGCTGCGTCTCGGTGACCGGATCCAGCCGCGTCCACCGCTCGGCGCGGTGTGCGTGGCATGGGCGGACGACGCGGCCGCCGAGGCGTGGCTCGCCCGGTTGGGGCCCGACCGGCCCGCCGACGCGCTGGCCCGGCTGGCACCGGGGCTCGCCGGCATCCGCTCCCGCGGCTGGGCGGTCGAGATCGAGGACCACCTCTACGAACGGCTCAGTTCCCTGGTCGCCGACCTGGACGGGGAGGAGCGGGCGGGTGCCGCCGCGCGCACCGGGGCGGCCGCGGCATCGCCGGCTGCGACCACGTCGGCGACTGCGACCGCGCCGGCTACCACGCACACGCCCAGCCATACCGCCGCGCTGCGGCGGCTGATGGCGGATGTCGGGCGCGCCTTCAACCTGGCCGACACGCTGCCCGCGACCGTCGACCCGGACGCGCAGTACCGGCCGACGTCCATCAACGCCCCGGTCTTCGACGCGGGCGGGTCGGTCGCCGTCGTGCTGTGCCTGATCATCGGGCGGTCCGGCCGGGAAGGTCGGGACGGCAGGGATGGGCGGGGGAACGGGACGACCGGACGTCTGTCCGGCGCCAGGGTCATCGAGCTCGGTGAACAGGTAAGAGCCGCGGCGGACGCCGTCACCGCTGCCACGCACGGCCGCCGCCGGGACGGGTGA